The DNA segment ACTGGCGTGAGCAAACCTATCCCGTCTGGATGAATCCGGTAGATATATACGAAGGTTATGCCCTGGGCACCCTGGTGGGGCATGCCGAGATGTACAACATCCTGGGCGAGGTCGGGGCGCTGATAGGAGCGCCGCAGTCGGAACTGGCAACCTGGTCCCGGTATGCACAGGCTGTTACCGAGGGGATTCATCAGCAACTGTGGCTCGAGGATCTGGGGTATTACAGCGGGTATCAGTTCCCTAAAGCAGCCTCTGGCTATAGCGATACCCCGCTGCTGAACCAGCAAAGTGACAGCCTGGGTACCGCGCTGGCGGTTTTAACCGGGGTTGCTGGCGAGAATGCCGCCGCTGCAGTCACGGGGCTGCCGGTCGTGCTGTACGGGGTTCCCAGCATCTATCCGCAGAATCCGCACGCCCCGCCGTACCATAACAAGGGGATCTGGCCGTTTGTGGTAGCGTATTATACCTGGGCCGGTGCCGAAACCGGCAATGACGCAGCGGTTACCCATGGCATGCAGTCGCTGATGCGCGCAGCTGCTTTGTTTATGACCAACAAGGAGAACATGGTCTACGACACCGGTCATTCTGTTGGCACCCAGCTGAATTCGGATCGCCAGCTATGGTCTGTCGCCGGCTTCCTTACCAATGTGTACCGTGTTGTGTTCGGGCTGGACTACCAGCTGGACGGGCTGGGCTTTAAACCGTTTGTACCGCAGTTTCTGGAGGGGCCGTTTGAGCTTGCCAATCTGCGGTATCGCGATGCGCTACTGAGCATTGAGGTGCAGGGACGCGGCAACGAGATACGTGAGCTGCGTCTGAACGGCGAGTTGCAGGATTCTGAGTTTGTATTCCCGGCTGATGCGACAGGGGAGCATCGAATCGAGATCGTTTTGGCCGATAATGATCCTGGCGGCAGCATTACCATGGGAACAACCGATGCCATACTGCCACATGAGCCGCTGCTTGAATCGGTAACTGTTGCACCCGATGGCGAGATCAGTCTCAGCTGGGAGCCGGTGCCGGGAGCAGAGTACTACGAAGTCCTGCGTAACGGCATCGCGGTGGCCGAGATTCCTGCCGGACAGACCGAGTATCGGGAACGGTATCAGGATCCGGATACGGATCGTATTGCCGCATTCTCGGTAAGAACCTACAACGGTTCACCGGTTGGGTCCCTGGCATCCTCCTATGGGCTGGCGATACCCGCCTCCCGCAGTCGCCTGTATCAGGCCGAGGAGGCAGCAGGGGCTGCAGTGGTCGGCAATCGGGGAGAGGGATTCACCGGCGAGGGCTATGTCGAGATCGATATGGACAGCCCGGCCTTGCGTTTCCGAATCGAGGTTAATCGTGCCGGTGAATATGCACTGCGGTTCCGGTATGCCAACGGCAATGGCCCGATAAATACCGAGAACAAGGCTGCGCTGCGCAGCGTGTATATCGACAATGGTGAACGGCATACCCTGCTGATGCCCCAGCTGGGAGAATGGCAGCGATGGGAATACAGCAACAGCATCGTGGCCACGCTTGATGCCGGCAGCAGTGAGGTCGTGGTGCGCTACGAAGACCTTGATCGCAATATGCACGGCCGGATCAACGGTGCCTGGATCGATCATCTGCAAGTGGTGCGTATTGAATAAACCCGGTCATAAGAGCAGGCCATACCGCAGTAGCAATTACTGGCTGCTGCGGATATAAATCTCCACCCGGCGGTTTACCGATTGCCGGGTAACATCCTCGGTAATCGGGGCAGATGGACCCTGCCACTCTATGGCAGGGGGCTGCTCCGGTTCCCAGCCTGCATCGCGCAGAAAGCGATGCACATTTTCCGCCCGTTCGCGACTTATCTCGTATTGTTCCGGCTCGGTGCCGAATATCGCGGTGTGTCCAACAAGGGTTACCTCGGCTGCCGGTGCAGACCGGAGCAGTCGGGCAAGCTCACGCAGCTCCTGCTGGGTCTCCCGGGTCAGGAATGTCTGGTTGGAGGTAAAGTAAACGGTTCGCTGTTCATCCAGCACCGCTGCCGGCGAGATCCGGGGTTCCGGGCTGGCAGGGGAATCCTCTGGCGGATCATCGGAAACGACATCCGCCGGTGCAGAAGGGGCAGCAGGTGAAGGATCCGGCAAGCTATCCGGTTCCGGTGGTGGCTCCGGATCTGCCATGATCCCGGAATCTGTGGCTGCCGGTTCCTCTGTCGCAGTTGGCGGCTGGTCCACTGTAGTCTGATCTGTCGCCGGCTGGTCTGCCGTTGCCGGCCGTTCCGCTGTTGGCGAGTCCGCCGCCAGCCGCTCAGCCGTTGCCGGGCGGTCATCCTCGGCCGTTGGATGCCGGGCTGGTCGCGTCTCGAGCGGGGCAGGGGCGGGTGGCGTCATCTGCCCCGCACTGCCCAGGTACAGCCACAGCCCGAGCCCAAGCACGGCCACAAGGGCAACGGCAGCAGGAACCAGCGGGGACATGCGTCGCGGTACCGGGTCCACCGCCAGTCGCTGCTGATGCACCGGATGCCCGTCCAGCAGTACCTCGATATCAAGGTAGTGTGACCCGTCATAGTTTCCCGAGATAATCAGCTCGCCGCTGCGGTCCGGAGTCGGTTCCAGTCCGGTTATCATGCAGCTGTGCAGCAGACGTACTGACCGCGGTCGACCGCGGCCGCGCTGTTCCAGCAGGTGTACCTCCACCTCGGCCTCGGTCTGATTCTCGCTGACCGCCGCAAACCTGCGTTGCCGCTGCTGGGCACGATCCAGCCGCACCAGCCCGGCATACTGCAGCCGGGGGTGGATAATTTTAACTCCGACATAACGATTCATAGCACAGCCTTTCCCTTTTCAGTCTAATCCAGGGATGCCGATTTTGCCAGCCAGAAAAAGCAGGCTGCCGGAAGGGCAGCCTGCAGGAGGTGAGGATGCTGCTGTAC comes from the Spirochaeta africana DSM 8902 genome and includes:
- a CDS encoding OmpA family protein, encoding MNRYVGVKIIHPRLQYAGLVRLDRAQQRQRRFAAVSENQTEAEVEVHLLEQRGRGRPRSVRLLHSCMITGLEPTPDRSGELIISGNYDGSHYLDIEVLLDGHPVHQQRLAVDPVPRRMSPLVPAAVALVAVLGLGLWLYLGSAGQMTPPAPAPLETRPARHPTAEDDRPATAERLAADSPTAERPATADQPATDQTTVDQPPTATEEPAATDSGIMADPEPPPEPDSLPDPSPAAPSAPADVVSDDPPEDSPASPEPRISPAAVLDEQRTVYFTSNQTFLTRETQQELRELARLLRSAPAAEVTLVGHTAIFGTEPEQYEISRERAENVHRFLRDAGWEPEQPPAIEWQGPSAPITEDVTRQSVNRRVEIYIRSSQ